The sequence tATCAAATATTGTCATCACCATTATCAATATTCATGTTTCCTTCTTTATCATATTCGATTTCCTTTTCTAGTTTTTGCCACCTATCACCAAGCACAACCAAAATCATATAATTGTCATcaccaacaaataaaaaattgtaaaattcctttaacaaaatcaaaaaataaaaaaaaaatgaacttctttaacaaaagtcaaaacaattttttccaaatcataaaaagtTGTACtatattgaattggttattgtgTTCAAAGATAAGCAAACGTTACAATTGAAAACAAGAAGAAGCTACTAAAAACCCAATAGAGAGCACCAgactttttcttatatataaatgaatctTGATTTTCTCATCAActttattgaaataaaattcaatttgttATGAATTTCAGTTATCTAGACTTCTGCTTCTTTTAAGAATATCAAGCTTCAAATTGGAGGAAAGCAAAGTCTGCACTGAATTTAAATATGtgtctttatttttcaataacaCTTGAAGATTCACCGGAAATGGTGGTGGCAGCCAGATGGAGGTGACAAGACGTTGATAGGTCCACCCCCTCTTCATCATCGTCTAGGTTTTGTATGTCTAAACATCATAGCATTCAAAATTTCAAGcttaaaaaataagtgaattattactatttttttatttattcagaTTAATCTTATAGAAAATTATcctaattttgaataaaaagagAAAGTGTATTTTGcaattgtgataaaatataaagaactgtgatgaaaactaaaaattgaagaagaagaagaggataaTGAGTCGATGTGATGAAGAGGAGGATGGTAGAGTTTGAGAAGAAGAAATGTTAAGGGTGGGGCATAAGGAAAATTtcgattattttaatttctttttacacGTATGTTTATATTCTTTCTTGGTCATGTtagttttaataaataaataaattccgctttaagtaattaaaatatgtgacaTATAAATACTCACCATGCTAGTTTAAACGTGTAATTGACTTGTTCGAATaagttaaaaaggaaatttatgtCTTTTCCTATTATATGAAGCATGTGATGCGTGTCATGTGGAAATTAAGATCtaaaattttgtaaaagaataaataaaaaagaaaagtgaaaaaataaattaaaattgaaaacttaatactttatattattaaattctaTGGATCAAAGACATGAGAAAAAGGAAACCAAAATGTTAAACAACTAGAGAATACAGAAGGACTTATTTTAAGCAACTAATTCTTATTTCTCACATGCTCATTTTTTGCTAAGGGCCTAGTTCTGCTTTTGGTGTTGTTAATccaattcttcaagaattttggAGTGATGCCAATTTCATCACAAAATGGGATAACTTGTTCATTGCTCTTTGTCCATTTCCATCTCATTATCTCATTTGCAAAAATCCAAATCCTCTCTCTTTGGTAAGGATTCAACCTCATTCTCTTTGAAGAAGACGCATTGTACTTTCTTTTCAACTTTCTCACTTTTATCTCTCCTCCATCCCTCTTCATTTTTGTCTCCTCATCAATGTTATTCTTCTTAGACGTTTCACAAAATTGCGCCCTAGATTTCACTGTGTATTGTGGCGGTGGATCATCAATGATAACAAGGGGAGTACCTGTTATTATAGTTGAagatataattaattacctatatatacaaaattattatttatagatttaaaattttctttgaagTTTTAAGTGAGAAAGgaacaaaaaaaacaatcaattttcttctcttttagtTTAGTAAACAAAACTTTGCCTTTAGATGTGTAGTTCTATAATCTTTAAGTTGACAGTAAATACAATTTaaacattttcctaaaaaaGAGAGAGCTCATATTTCTAtgcatgatgatatgatgaatcaCATTTGACCTtcgaaaaaaatcaaatcaacaagtgatatatatatatatatatatatatatatatatatgttgaaacAAGTATGATTGATCTTTGTGATTTCAACAAGTACCGCGGCTAGGATGAtcaatagaaatgataggacTCTCCACCCCGTCCTCTAACTCCACCTCAACTTTTCTATGAAAGTTTCGATGGCAATGACAAGCAGCACAAATGAAGGATTCAAGCGTTTTAAGGGCACCAGTTGGACAAAATTCACCACAACCATCAAGTACATAACCATTAGATCTAGCTGCATAGTTATGCCTACACTCAAGATATTTCACAAGAAAATACTTGTTGTTGTTAGAAGCCATAAGAAAGAGAGCAATTAATTGAAGGATAGTTAGGTAGGAAACTAGTCTAGCGGTgagaaaaaataggcaaaaTAGTTAGTAGATAATATAGATGGGATGAAGGTTGAGGTGTCTGCTTACTAGGGCTGCATTGCATGATCAAATGCCATTTGGAAATAGTTAACAAAACAAAACTTTGTACTTTATTGAAGTAATTCATGATTTTTGGAGTACTCCAGATATTAATCGTCATCTGCTTTTGTTTCTGCATTACCAAGTACTTGCTTAGTAAattcatatatgaaattaattcaatcatttatttatcataattacgtaaagtttgaaattaacaaattaaaatctctctctctctctctctctctatatatatatatatatatatatatatatatatatatatNNNNNNNNNNNNNNNNNNNNNNNNNNNNNNNNNNNNNNNNNNNNNNNNNNNNNNNNNNNNNNNNNNNNNNNNNNNNNNNNNNNNNNNNNNNNNNNNNNNNNNNNNNNNNNNNNNNNNNNNNNNNNNNNNNNNNNNNNNNNNNNNNNNNNNNNNNNNNNNNNNNNNNNNNNNNNNNNNNNNNNNNNNNNNNNNNNNNNNNNNNNNNNNNNNNNNNNNNNNNNNNNNNNNNNNNNNNNNNNNNNNNNNNNNNNNNNNNNNNNNNNNNNNNNNNNNNNNNNNNNNNNNNNNNNNNNNNNNNNNNNNNNNNNNNNNNNNNNNNNNNNNNNNNNNNNNNNNNNNNNNNNNNNNNNNNNNNNNNNNNNNNNNNNNNNNNNNNNNNNNNNNNNNNNNNNNNNNNNNNNNNNNNNNNNNNNNNNNNNNNNNNNNNNNNNNNNNNNNNNNNNNNNNNNNNNNNNNNNNNNNNNNNNNNNNNNNNNNNNNNNNNNNNNNNNNNNNNNNNNNNNNNNNNNNNNNNNNNNNNNNNNNNNNNNNNNNNNNNNNNNNNNNNNNNNNNNNNNNNNNNNNNNNNNNNNNNNNNNNNNNNNNNNNNNNNNNNNNNNNNNNNNNNNNNNNNNNNNNNNNNNNNNNNNNNNNNNNNNNNNNNNNNNNNNNNNNNNNNNNNNNNNNNNNNNNNNNNNNNNNNNNNNNNNNNNNNNNNNNNNNNNNNNNNNNNNNNNNNNNNNNNNNNNNNNNNNNNNNNNNNNNNNNNNNNNNNNNNNNNNNNNNNNNNNNNNNNNNNNNNNNNNNNNNNNNNNNNNNNNNNNNNNNNNNNNNNNNNNNNNNNNNNNNNNNNNNNNNNNNNNNNNNNNNNNNNNNNNNNNNNNNNNNNNNNNNNNNNNNNNNNNNNNNNNNNNNNNNNNNNNNNNNNNNNNNNNNNNNNNNNNNNNNNNNNNNNNNNNNNNNNNNNNNNNNNNNNNNNNNNNNNNNNNNNNNNNNNNNNNNNNNNNNNNNNNNNNNNNNNtcatttttatcattcgcccaatctgaatctgagaaaccccgaagctccaagtccccgggtcgaatgagtaaaccacgaccaagagtgccaaaaatgtacctgagaatgcgttttagacaatggtaatcatgttcacttggttgatgcatgcgctgagcaactcggttgacagcaaactggatgtcaggacgggtaatggccagatactgtagagccccaatgaggctgcggaagtgggtgatatcggcaaagggggtgtcggctccattcgtagacgaagagactgccatcggtgttggttgactggtgcatttttccagtccagctttctgcaacagatctcgagcatattttgactaatgaagaaacaagccgctgcctgtccgagaaacctccattcccagaattTGACTGCTTGGACAAATCaatcttttataaatttaaaacgtGTTTTGTCAACAAAAGAATTGTATATTAATGTATTCTAATTTAAGTTCTTAAATACATTATGTgtgcatttttttattaaaccaAGAAAGGTcgtaaaataattgaaaaatctCACCTATTATGTTTTTGTGTATTTAATTTACTCggcattttttaaagaaaaattggtattattttgtttgtttttaaataaaaatctatttaagTTGACAAAAgatgaacatgctattttattattattttttcagttgaagaaataaaagcaTGACTTTCATGtgaaataaatacattttttacaaaataaaaatatttaaataattaaacaacCAACTCACAAGAttagaatataaaatttatactttGTTAAGTACTTGaattataagttaatttttgcaataaataaaaaatttaattaataaaagacaaagtTAATAAATGATAAGATATAAGCGTTTGACAATCAGATGTATACATTTACTATCTTTTACTTACTGTAATATTGCAAGAAACAATTTATCAAACAAATCGCAATTCTATTTCATCAAGCATCTAGATAACCATATGAAAATTAGACTTACACAATTCATTAAAATGAATTCAACATAAATTCTTCCTTCCCTTTTCTAATGTAAAAGACATAATAGAAATTTATTACCATAAATTTatgctaataaaataaaaattggcaTCTTAGTTCATACTCATTCTTAGTAATGACCCCAACAAGGATTACACAGAACATTTTTATGACTTGAAGATTTATCAGATCATAGATCATAGATTAGTAGAAAACAGGCCTCCTGATGTACTGAACTGGCATAACTCGAGCCGTGAAAGGATGAAAATTAATGGTGCGTTTCAACCACCAGGTGGAATAACATGTGGGTGAATGAAGCGAGATCGAAGTATTGGAGGACGAAACAATGGCTGACTATTCATGCGATGAAACCCCCTAAAACACCCACAATTAGCACAAATAAATTCTTCTTTAgttccatcatcacccttctTCACAAATTCACGACATCCATCAACCGAATAGTCACCAAACTTAGTAGCATGATTTTTTAGGCATATACCATATTTTATCGTCATATCACCATTTGGATTTGAGCTTGAATTGCTTGCCATTTTTTGGGGGGGCTAAAGACTTAAAAGGGtgaagttttagtttttgcctTTTGATTTGAGTTAAACAATCTTTAATAGTGTGAGTAATTCTCTAATTTTCAACACTTATTAATTTCCTATTTACAATACTTGTAATGAGATTATCTATGTTAAAGGAAATTTACTTGAAGTGATATTGCATTAAAAACACCTTTTACACaacatttgaatatatatagttataataatgatttgaaaaagtatatatatatatatatatatatatatatatatatatatatatatgacgagaaaatatttgtgtactgacatgttatgtatttattaatttaatgtggATATTTAGGTCCAATTTGGTCATGTGACATGAAATAATGACttaaaatcatgatatgaaattatgagatgaaattgatgttttatttgTCAGAATCATAAAACCcataacttataaaattatcaaaattgtctcaatttttttatacaatcttaTTAGTCAagcaaaattttataaaataacatgATATACTATCACAAAGCtattctaaaatattaaaatatttattaatcaaaCTTTAATTCTGTATAAAAACTAAATATAAGTGGTAGtgtctaatatttaatataattctcCCACATACTATAAACATTCTCCTCACGTTGAACTTGCATTTCTCGATTATACGATCGAGAAGGCGAACGATCATTGTTACTTTGAGCCACTTGTTTGTCTATTTGATTGGTATATAAATTgataaagataatgaatttgGCTAATGTAAATGGTAGAGCATGAATTGatttaaagtaataataattttatgtcggtaaaaataattattatataagatataaacgattttaaaagtaatgatatgaatcatgaattttaaaattcacaTATGAAACAAATAGttagtaaataaaaatgaatattcaaACTAGAAGTGAAACTATATTTCTCGTATGACCCTTTATTCTAAGCTTGTATTTGGATATACGATATgattcttgaatttcaaattatgatttcatttttaaaaaaaattctaatactTGACCTATacgtttatattttgtaaaccatcattttgaattttgtgaaaAAAGACTCATGCTTTCTGTGAACAGATTATTCTACCATGTCAAtgtgatataattatattaaagaataactAACTATTATTACTATACTATTGACcattttatctttataaaattatgcaGATTTGGAAGTTTGTAAtcacaaataatttattataaaaaaatgatatgtgaTTTAATCGACAAAGCACCTTTGAATATTTCAATATCGAATCATGATTTCACATTGAATGACTCAATCGTccgtaaaaaaatatttaattcaatatgctatttatattgatttacaaatttaatttaaagataAGATTAAGTTCATACTAATtgatcatatataaaatttactgatatgatttcaatatatattaggaattaaagttttttttatggATAACTTAATTTAGtgaatatttcatttaaaagttCAAATTGTTGAAGAAAACTTATCTTTTATTTAGTTAATCATACCAATTACTGCTAAAAGCAAGTCTAATTCTTTACCAAGCTAAACTTGAATATAAAACAACTAAAGATACATTTGActactcttttttctttatttgtgaAAATAATAGCAAGAAAAACGTTCACTTATTAGAACATAGGAAAACAAACTTAAATATAATAGATCATCgtacatttttcaaaatatagagaaaaatttggaatttatttttattttcataaatgatTCTCggaaataaatattaatgactTAGCAATTAAATTTGTGGATTTCAGTATGAATAACCACTTTAACGAAATAGATAAGTAGCGACAACAAAATTTTCATCTTAGCAATAAGATTTATAACCACAAAAATATATAGtgataattgaattaatattattGCATCCAGGGTAGCTAAAACCTTTAACAATTTTTACATAAAGTGTTGAATATGAatactcatatttattattatagctaatatataatataacgataattatattttcatcgTTAAATAATTGTCTCACAAtcatttatttatcataattaactaaagattgaaattaacgaaataatatatatatatatatatatatatatatatatatatttctttgaattgGAGTACTATGTAgtaattctatatatatatattatatatgaaatattgatTTGTGTGGATATataattcttatatatatactagatgattttaagtttaaatgCTTGGGTGAATcaatcttttataaaaataattttttatatttaattgttgtCAAAACTCacacatattatattatattttttaaaaaatttcttttgacaTTTCTGTCCATTTCCATCCCTACCATCTCGTTTGAAGAAGTTTGATTCTTTCTCTTTCATAGGGATCCACCCCAATTCACACTGAAGAAGACGAACAACATTGGTCCccatatttttatctattttcttttcatctcCATTTACTTTCTTTCTTCACGTCACTTTGATCTTCTCAAACGTTTTATTAAGTTCAGTTGAAGATCTTACTATGTATTATGGTATTGGATCATCAATGATAACATGATTATGTCTAACGTTGTGTTGgagaaataactaaaatatttatataaaattataatttctataTCTAAAAGTATCataacctaaaaaaaacaaattattatttctacaaatgatgttaaaaaaaaaaaatggagtaacAAATTTCTATTTGCTAATCATACATCTTCAAGTATACATAGcacattttgtttttcttgcCAACAACTTTTATGAGAAGTAAAGGATATAGTTCAATTTGACAAATATCAATTTTCAGAAATTAAAAAGAGACACAATGTGAACAATTTCGctatatcatttttaattttatttcttttttgttaccTATATCAAATATTATCATTACTATTATCAATATTCATGTTTCCTTCCTTATCATATTCTATTCGTTTTCTAATTTTTGCCACCTATCACCAAGCACAACAAAACTCGTATAATTGTCATCACCACCAAATAAAAAACTGTAAAATTCCTCTAACAAAAGTCAAAACAATTTTTTCCAAATTATAAAAAGCTATACtatatttaattggttattgTGTGTTCAAAGATAAATAAACGTTACAATTGAAAACAAAAAGATGCTACTAAAAACCCAAATAGAGAGAACAAGACTGCTTATAAAAGATGTTGATTTCCTCATCAActttattgaaataaaattcaatttgttATGAATTTCAGCTAGCTAGACTTAATCTTCTTTGAAGAATATCAAGCTTCAAAATGGAGGAAAACAAAGCCTGAACTGAATTTAAATACGTgtctttattttaatgaaaCACTAGAAGATTCATCGAAAATAAGAATTTTGACATGACGTTGATAGGCCAACCCCCTCTCTAATCATCGTCTAGATTTTTTATGTCTAAACATCataacttcaaaaatttcaagcttagaaaaataaattgaattatttttttttccaattatttgattaatcttaagaaatttaatctcATTTCGAATAATAAGAGAAAGTGTATTTTGAAGCtgtgataaaaaataaagaattgtgatgaaaactaaagaatgaagaagaagatgataatGAGTGCGGTGTGAACATGAGAAGGATGGTAGAGTTTGAGATAAACAAATGTTGATGTCTTTTTACAcgtatgtttatattttttttttgtcatgttagttttaataaattaataattcacctttaaatagttaaaatgtttaatatatatatatactcattaTGCTAGTTTAAACGTGTAATGTCTGGACAAATTAAGACGAAATCTATGTATCCCTGCTATCTGAAACATGTGATGTCATGTGGAAATTAAGACCTAAATTATtgtaaaagaacaaataaaaaaattaattaaaaaaattaaagaagaaaacttaatgatttatattattaaattctaTGGATCAAAGACATGAGaaaaaagaaaccaaaatattaaataagtaGAGAACAAAGACTTATTTTAAGCAACTAATTCTTATTCCTTAGATATCCTTTTTTTCTAAGGGCCTAATTCTGTGTCTGGTGTTGTTAATccaattcttcaagaaatttgGGAGTGATGTCAATTTCATCACAAAAGGGGATAGCTTGTTTATTGCTCTTTATCCATTTCCATCTCATGATCTCGTTTGCAAAAATTCAAATCCTCTCTTAAGGATTCAACCTCATTCTCTTTGAAGAAGATGAACAAACATTGTACTTTCTTTTCAACTTCCTTACTTTTATCTTTTCTCCATCCATTTCCATCTTTGTCTCCATATCAATGTTGTTCTTCTTAGACGTTTCACAAAGTTGGCCCTAGGTCTCACTATGTATTGTGATGATAGATCATCAATGATAACAAGGGGAGTATCTGTTATTATAGTTGAATctataattaattacctataaaaaactataaattctAGATCTAAAAATTCATTTGACATTTTAAGTAAGAAAGGAACAAAAAACAATcaattttcttcccttttagTTTAGTAAACAAAATATTGCCTTTAGATGTGTAATTCTATAATCTTTAAGTTGAcggtaaataaaatttaaagattctGCTAAAAAAGAGAGAGCTCATATTTCTACAggtgatgatatgatgaatcaCATTTgacatatgaaaaaaaatcaaatcaacaagtgAGAGATATAtgtgttgaaaaaaaatataattgatctTTGTAATTTTAACAAGTACCGTGGCTAGGATTAATAGAAATGACAGGACTCTCCACCCTTTCCTCTAGCTCCACCTCaacttttttatgaaaattttgatgaCAATGACAAGCAGCATAGATGAAGGATTCAAGGGTTTCAGGGGCACCAGTTGGACAAAATTCACCACAACCATCAAGTACATAACCATTAGATCTAGCCGCATAATTATGCCTACACTCAAGATATTTCACAAGATTTGCTTGTTGTTGTTAGAAGCCATAAGAAAGAGATCAATTTATTGAAGGAGAATTAGCTAGGAAACTAGTCTAGCGGTGAAGGAAAATAGGCAAAATGGTTAGTAGATAATATAGGTGGGAGGAAGATTGAGGTGTTTGCTAACTAGGAATGCATTGCATGATCAAATGTCATTTACTTTCTGTTTCGGCATTATCAAGTACTTGTTTAGTAAattcatatatgaaattaattcaATCAGAGTATTTATAAGACTGGTTAGAAACTATTTTGTTATGGATTAATCAGAATTTACTGAAAAACTCTGTAgctaatttatattttctttaatgaaaaagaatgacatatttaATACTTAGTAAAAAAcggaattaattaataaaaattattttctatgttCATGAGTTGGCATCCAAATTCACATAAAATAGGGTtgattcttttcctattttatctctTCGCACAACACAATATACCATTAAAAACACACATATAATTAAGAAATgctcaataaaaaaatagtgaCCTTCTTCCAATGCAATTGGTGGGCGTTGTTTTAACGGATGTTActttaaaaatgtatatataatattttaatgtataaaacttaaaaagtataaatatatataaaatttatatataattttatacttcTTATTTAGCCTTTAATAACATTATCATATGAATATTATAATacatctaaaatttaaaaaaaaaatatctcaatttttctttaaaatttcatattcaatcaCTTACCTTATAAAACCAAATTAAGGGAAAataactttcaaaaaataaaaatcaattggaAAGCTCTTTGTTAGTAGTCTTAAGGAAAATCAGTCCACTAAAATCAATAACAAGaagctttttaattttttctcaatggagtttcttaaaatttgtttttcaattttttccatgtggattatttttaaaagaaaataatatggaAGAAAATGAAGAGGTTAAATTgcaaatcataaaatattagaattaaatatatattactagaagaaaaaacatgctaaaatgcAATTTACTCATTtgttttgtatatatttattttcaaattttattttaaaattaattagctATCTATATATTAATTCAGTTAAGTGATTTAACTACTACGACAAATAAATCTAACCTCATAATATGAACTATTATATCATTGCATGTTAGTTgattagaaaaagaaatactTTGGCTGGTTTTATAAAGAATTATCATAATTTGTATCCCAAATTTGAAGAACTATTTTGAGCAACTTTTCGAGTAGTTAATAATTGTCATGTCTCTAGATTTACTCTAGGAGGTAGGACTAGATTTGAATGTGTTAAAATGgacaaaatgaatttaattgacTTAGAATTTATTTAGATCAAAATGAGCTAAAGATCAAGTTATAGCTCAATTCGCTCATTTTTTATCTAATCaaattctttatttgttttcttataattaGTATAAGCACCTAATAATTTCTTGTTCCGTAAATAACTtgtcatgaaattttaaaaaatctttattaAAGTATTTAGATAAAGTTTTACCTGAATCAATTTGAGTTGTGtatcaattaaaatgatttgatcTACTGAAATAAAGAAGATCAGTAACTCGTTCAAATCTAAATGTGTTAATCAagtcataaataattttatggactgatttgatcatttttatacataattatttacttatatCAATTATATAACTATGTGTACATATGAGGttagttaaataattttgacttaaattttataaaggttaattgaataattttgacataaaaatttataaataataaatcccAAAACCCAATAATTCGAATGGTCAATTGATTTTTTGACATCTCAAAgtcaaaaaattcaaatattaaatttgtataaataattatatataaagtttCAAGGAACAAAGCAACAAAAAGTttatataaagttttaaattggAGATGCTCCTTGAATCCTTGCATCTTTCATCTATGTTGCTTGCCATTGCTATTGAAATTTTCATAGAAAATTTTTTGCTGTCACattacataattaaaattagggataatgcataagtaccccctcaatctatgcccgaaatcccagagacacacttatactatattaaggtcctattacccccctgaacttattttacaggtaattttctacccctttttagcctacgtggcactagtttgaaaaaaaagtcaaccatcgttgggcccacaagatagtgacACGTAgatcgaaaaggggtaaaaaattattaataaaataagttcaggggggtaataggaccttagtatagtataagtgtgtctctgagatttcaggcataggttgaggaggtacttgGGCCTTATcccttaaaattataaaattgaaaagcatattgaaattatatatatctataatttaaaattgtcgatcaaaaatatcttttattttcttaaatattatgTCAAATTAATATTAGATGAAAGATGCAACGATTCAAGGAGCATCTCCAATGAAAAATAGAGAAGGGCTTCAAGGAGCACCAATTGATCATCAAGTACTTTGCCATTATCAAGCAACATAGTCATGCATATATACTCTCAAAATACTGCACATGtttctaattacttattcattttttatttttttttgtttatttttgacaaatcaagaacagacaatttatttttaacctattatattctcaattaatatttttaaaaaaagtaaaatttcttgaaaatcttaaTCTTTTAAGAGATAAGTACTAAAAAACACCTCTAACCTATCCCCTTTTTTGAGtgtcatacctaaactattgagagtgtgagtttcatacctaaactatcacttaTTAATTTGAGAAACACACAT comes from Solanum pennellii chromosome 1, SPENNV200 and encodes:
- the LOC107001147 gene encoding zinc-finger homeodomain protein 4-like → MASNNNKYFLVKYLECRHNYAARSNGYVLDGCGEFCPTGALKTLESFICAACHCHRNFHRKVEVELEDGVESPIISIDHPSRGTPLVIIDDPPPQYTVKSRAQFCETSKKNNIDEETKMKRDGGEIKVRKLKRKYNASSSKRMRLNPYQRERIWIFANEIMRWKWTKSNEQVIPFCDEIGITPKFLKNWINNTKSRTRPLAKNEHVRNKN